In Candidatus Epulonipiscium viviparus, one DNA window encodes the following:
- a CDS encoding DUF512 domain-containing protein, whose protein sequence is MKKHRICAVAEGSIAEELGIEAGDFLVSINAEEVVDVFDYRFLVCSENIELLIESSDGEEVLLSFEKDEDEDLGLVFETDLMDEVKSCQNKCKFCFIDQLPPNMRKTVYFKDDDWRLSYLYGNYVTLTNMLEEDYARLAKHKLSPINISIHATDPAVRRDILTNKRAGEILEHIRRIIGLGIQINAQIVLCKGLNDGKVLDDTIKALSEFIPNILSLSIVPVGVTKFRNELAQVEVFDKQSAAVVIETVNKWQKFYLEKMDTRFVFAADEFYVVAEEKMPKYENYEGFPVIDNGVGMLAKFRYELTKRLAEIEESDVAAKYICPVGEIAYDFMANNVKLVNEKFPDIEIDVRKVKNEYFGKTVTVTGLITAEDIIKNLKNVDLKGKIILIADNMLKMDEDIFLDNKTVAQLEAELNSEVQVMPHSDGCAWINLLV, encoded by the coding sequence ATGAAAAAACATAGAATATGCGCAGTTGCAGAAGGCTCAATTGCAGAGGAATTAGGAATAGAAGCTGGAGATTTTTTAGTATCAATCAACGCAGAAGAAGTAGTGGATGTCTTTGATTACCGATTTTTAGTTTGCAGTGAAAATATTGAATTACTTATAGAAAGCAGTGATGGCGAAGAGGTTCTGCTAAGCTTTGAAAAAGATGAAGATGAAGACTTGGGATTGGTATTTGAAACAGATTTGATGGATGAGGTAAAAAGTTGTCAGAACAAGTGTAAGTTTTGTTTTATAGATCAGCTGCCACCCAATATGCGAAAGACCGTATATTTCAAGGATGATGATTGGAGGCTGTCGTATTTGTATGGAAACTATGTAACGCTGACAAATATGCTAGAAGAAGATTACGCTAGACTCGCCAAACATAAGCTTTCGCCGATAAATATTTCGATTCATGCCACAGATCCAGCAGTTAGAAGAGATATACTTACTAATAAGAGAGCGGGTGAAATTTTAGAACATATTCGACGAATTATAGGTTTGGGTATTCAGATTAATGCACAGATAGTTTTATGCAAAGGTTTAAATGATGGCAAAGTTTTAGATGATACTATTAAAGCGCTTAGTGAATTCATTCCCAACATTTTGTCGTTGAGCATTGTGCCGGTTGGAGTTACAAAATTTCGAAATGAATTGGCGCAAGTAGAGGTCTTTGACAAGCAGTCCGCCGCAGTAGTGATAGAAACAGTAAACAAGTGGCAAAAATTTTATCTGGAGAAAATGGATACGCGTTTTGTATTTGCAGCAGATGAATTTTATGTAGTTGCAGAAGAAAAAATGCCAAAATATGAAAATTATGAAGGGTTTCCGGTAATTGACAATGGCGTCGGAATGTTGGCTAAATTTAGATATGAGTTGACTAAGAGACTTGCTGAAATAGAAGAAAGCGACGTGGCGGCAAAATATATTTGTCCTGTTGGGGAAATTGCCTATGATTTTATGGCAAATAATGTTAAGCTAGTAAATGAGAAGTTTCCAGATATAGAAATAGATGTACGTAAAGTGAAAAACGAATATTTTGGAAAGACAGTCACCGTAACAGGATTGATAACAGCAGAAGATATAATAAAAAATTTAAAAAATGTAGATCTGAAAGGAAAAATAATTTTAATTGCTGATAACATGCTGAAAATGGATGAGGATATCTTCTTGGACAATAAAACCGTTGCGCAATTAGAAGCAGAGTTGAACAGCGAAGTACAGGTGATGCCGCACAGCGATGGATGCGCGTGGATTAACTTACTTGTATAG
- the pgeF gene encoding peptidoglycan editing factor PgeF: MFTFKEWEKTAAIQAYTTRDGGVSTGVYSSMNMGFSRGDAVAAVITNYKIVADAIGVELESFVASNQTHTKNIRFVKKSDCGNGVTKPNRFTDVDGIYTNEKGVTLVTYYADCVPLFFYAPTVTAIGMAHAGWRGTVLEIGKSMAVAFNERFGVPFSEIEVGIGPSICKNCFEVHNDVSDIFMEKEIFKEFVTANAESGKFNIDLWACNKKSLESVGVSKIYVAGECTCCPNNADKFFSHRRDGAERGLAAGLMAIR; encoded by the coding sequence ATGTTCACGTTTAAGGAATGGGAAAAAACAGCTGCGATACAAGCATACACTACACGAGATGGAGGCGTAAGCACCGGGGTTTATAGCTCCATGAATATGGGATTTTCTAGAGGTGACGCCGTCGCGGCTGTTATAACAAATTATAAAATAGTTGCAGATGCTATAGGTGTAGAGCTAGAGAGTTTTGTCGCATCTAACCAAACTCATACAAAAAATATTAGGTTTGTAAAAAAGTCCGATTGCGGCAATGGTGTAACAAAGCCAAATCGGTTTACTGATGTGGACGGAATATACACCAACGAAAAGGGTGTAACGCTGGTGACATACTATGCTGATTGCGTACCTCTATTTTTTTATGCACCAACCGTGACTGCAATAGGAATGGCGCATGCCGGATGGAGGGGCACTGTTTTGGAGATAGGTAAATCGATGGCAGTGGCATTTAATGAGCGGTTTGGAGTGCCGTTTTCAGAGATAGAAGTAGGAATCGGACCTTCTATCTGTAAAAACTGTTTTGAAGTACACAACGATGTAAGCGATATATTTATGGAAAAGGAAATATTTAAGGAATTTGTAACTGCTAATGCGGAGTCGGGAAAATTTAATATTGACCTATGGGCATGTAATAAAAAAAGCTTGGAAAGTGTGGGAGTATCAAAAATTTATGTTGCAGGCGAATGTACGTGTTGCCCGAACAATGCAGATAAGTTTTTTTCGCATCGGAGAGATGGTGCGGAGAGAGGCTTGGCAGCAGGGCTCATGGCAATAAGGTAG
- a CDS encoding YraN family protein has product MNYMRKLNSREIGAKYELLVKNYLLDKQYEIIETNFRTKNGEIDIIAKAGEYLVFAEVKYRSKNQYGTPKEAVTLQKQRRIISTAKQYLFATQLDAFCRFDVIEVFGNEHINHIVNAFEEA; this is encoded by the coding sequence ATGAACTATATGCGAAAATTAAATAGTAGAGAAATAGGTGCCAAGTATGAGCTTTTGGTGAAAAATTATTTACTAGATAAGCAATACGAAATTATAGAAACAAATTTTCGAACTAAAAATGGTGAGATAGACATAATTGCTAAGGCTGGTGAATATCTTGTGTTTGCTGAAGTAAAGTATAGATCCAAAAATCAATATGGGACGCCAAAAGAAGCTGTGACACTGCAGAAGCAGAGGAGGATCATATCCACTGCTAAGCAATATTTGTTTGCTACGCAATTGGATGCATTTTGTAGATTCGATGTAATCGAAGTTTTTGGTAATGAACACATTAATCATATTGTGAATGCATTTGAGGAGGCTTAA
- a CDS encoding EscU/YscU/HrcU family type III secretion system export apparatus switch protein, which translates to MKKAVALSYKAEAPEVTAKGKGKVAENIIATAEKNEIPVYEDKNLANLLTEVEIGSQIPEEVYELVAKILIMVGDIDELYAKIK; encoded by the coding sequence ATGAAAAAAGCAGTTGCATTGTCATATAAAGCCGAGGCGCCAGAGGTAACAGCAAAAGGGAAGGGGAAGGTTGCAGAGAATATAATTGCTACTGCAGAAAAAAATGAGATTCCTGTATATGAAGATAAAAATTTGGCAAATCTTTTAACAGAGGTGGAGATAGGTAGTCAAATACCAGAAGAAGTTTATGAACTGGTGGCTAAAATTTTAATTATGGTGGGAGATATTGATGAACTATATGCGAAAATTAAATAG